The Corallococcus exiguus genome includes a window with the following:
- a CDS encoding class I SAM-dependent methyltransferase, which produces MRLGLKASNLLERVADFLNLAPQPLAHAFFGMMASRTLMAGARLGVYAALADGAATAEALAARLKTSTEGMRALLEALIACEVVELSRGRFRLAPRARRWLDPRSPQAITAFLEFNYAQWDWWGQLENAVKSGQSVDIHQFAPDDPRWRDYIQAMYQLARLASPEVASAIPLPRGARHLLDLGGAHGWYAAELCRMHRGLKATVVDLEGSVRVGRDIIAQAGLSHRVTHKEGDVLTAELGGPYDGALLFQVMHHLTPAQNVALLRRVRGAMVSRGTLAVLEYLREERDTEGTSAPLIGLHYFLTSGAASYTPAEVEGFLDDAGFKVQSTRPIRHLPLQTLIIAQPD; this is translated from the coding sequence ATGCGGCTGGGCCTGAAGGCAAGCAACCTCCTGGAGCGGGTGGCGGACTTCCTCAACCTGGCGCCCCAGCCCCTGGCGCACGCCTTCTTCGGGATGATGGCGTCGCGGACGCTGATGGCCGGGGCCCGGCTGGGCGTCTACGCGGCGCTGGCGGATGGCGCGGCGACGGCGGAGGCGCTGGCGGCGCGGCTCAAGACGAGCACGGAGGGCATGCGTGCGCTCCTGGAAGCGCTCATCGCCTGCGAGGTGGTGGAGCTGAGCCGGGGCCGCTTCCGGCTGGCGCCCCGGGCGCGGCGGTGGTTGGACCCGCGCTCGCCGCAGGCCATCACGGCGTTCCTCGAGTTCAACTACGCGCAGTGGGACTGGTGGGGGCAGCTGGAGAACGCGGTGAAGAGCGGGCAGTCGGTGGACATCCACCAGTTCGCTCCGGACGACCCGCGTTGGCGCGACTACATCCAGGCCATGTACCAGCTGGCGCGGCTGGCCTCGCCGGAGGTGGCGTCGGCCATTCCCCTGCCCCGAGGCGCGAGGCACCTGTTGGACCTGGGCGGCGCGCATGGCTGGTACGCGGCGGAGCTGTGCCGGATGCACCGGGGGCTGAAGGCCACGGTGGTGGACCTGGAGGGCAGCGTGCGCGTGGGGCGGGACATCATCGCCCAGGCGGGGCTGTCGCACCGGGTGACGCACAAGGAAGGGGACGTGCTGACCGCGGAGCTGGGCGGGCCGTATGACGGCGCGCTGCTGTTCCAGGTGATGCACCACCTGACGCCCGCGCAGAACGTGGCGCTCCTGCGGCGCGTGCGCGGGGCCATGGTGTCCCGGGGCACGCTGGCGGTGCTGGAGTACCTGCGCGAGGAGCGGGACACCGAGGGCACGTCCGCGCCGCTCATCGGGTTGCACTACTTCCTCACGTCGGGAGCAGCGTCCTACACGCCCGCGGAGGTCGAGGGCTTCCTGGATGACGCGGGTTTCAAGGTACAGAGCACGCGGCCCATCCGGCATCTGCCATTGCAGACGTTGATCATCGCGCAGCCGGACTGA
- a CDS encoding Uma2 family endonuclease — MAYGAKPLGGPATLADIEALPEGVVGEIIDGTLYTHARPRAGHMDLVGALIEGLRGPFQRGQNGPGGWWVLVEPGIQMEGAPEFSPDLAGWRRERVPVLPGGRCKIAPDWVCEILSPSTRAYDQRIKRPFYARIGVQHLWFIDLEVRTLTVSELHDGRWVEMGVYGEDDIIRAAPFDAIELRLGEWWPVTEAS; from the coding sequence ATGGCCTATGGCGCGAAACCACTCGGGGGTCCGGCGACCCTCGCTGACATCGAGGCCCTGCCCGAGGGCGTGGTGGGCGAGATCATCGATGGGACGCTGTATACGCATGCACGGCCCCGGGCCGGGCACATGGACCTGGTGGGTGCGCTGATTGAAGGGCTGCGAGGCCCCTTCCAGCGCGGCCAGAATGGCCCGGGCGGTTGGTGGGTGTTGGTGGAGCCAGGCATCCAGATGGAGGGGGCGCCGGAGTTCAGTCCGGACCTCGCGGGCTGGCGGCGCGAGCGAGTGCCCGTGCTCCCCGGCGGAAGATGCAAGATCGCGCCAGACTGGGTCTGCGAAATCCTGTCGCCGTCCACGCGGGCGTATGACCAGCGAATCAAGCGTCCGTTCTACGCGCGCATCGGCGTCCAGCACCTGTGGTTCATCGACCTGGAGGTGCGCACGCTCACCGTGAGCGAGCTGCACGATGGGCGCTGGGTGGAGATGGGCGTGTACGGAGAGGACGACATCATCCGAGCAGCACCGTTCGACGCCATCGAGCTGCGGCTCGGTGAGTGGTGGCCGGTGACCGAAGCGTCCTGA
- a CDS encoding Uma2 family endonuclease — MAYGAKPLEGPATFADIEALPEGVVGEIIDGTLYTQARPRAAHGYFELRLFRELDDAFQLGGEELPGGWWIMAEPGIRVGGSPEFSPDLAGWRRERVPTFPKGQWTDVPDWACEILSPTTRAYDTRIKRPFYARIGIKHLWFVDLDARTLTVSELRDGRWLEMGVYGESDDLIRAPPFEERDLRLGWLWKSLPPPG; from the coding sequence ATGGCCTATGGCGCGAAACCACTCGAAGGTCCGGCGACCTTCGCTGACATCGAGGCCCTGCCCGAGGGCGTGGTGGGCGAGATCATCGATGGAACGCTGTATACGCAGGCACGGCCGCGTGCCGCGCATGGCTATTTCGAGCTGAGGCTCTTCCGGGAGCTGGATGATGCATTCCAGCTGGGTGGAGAGGAGCTGCCGGGCGGCTGGTGGATCATGGCCGAGCCTGGCATCCGGGTGGGCGGATCCCCGGAGTTCAGTCCGGACCTCGCGGGCTGGCGGCGCGAAAGAGTGCCCACCTTTCCCAAGGGGCAGTGGACGGATGTTCCCGACTGGGCGTGCGAAATCCTGTCGCCGACCACGCGGGCCTACGACACGCGCATCAAGCGGCCGTTCTACGCACGCATCGGCATCAAACACCTGTGGTTCGTGGATCTGGACGCACGCACGCTCACCGTGAGCGAGCTGCGGGACGGGCGCTGGTTGGAGATGGGCGTCTACGGCGAGTCCGATGACCTCATCCGAGCCCCGCCCTTCGAGGAGCGGGACCTGCGGCTGGGCTGGCTCTGGAAGTCCCTTCCGCCTCCAGGCTAA
- a CDS encoding tetratricopeptide repeat protein, giving the protein MPDADGVVPPEVDAKEKMDRARACIRAGEVEEAIPLCDEVYRRFTLSKVPALQVQVARALGHRGVAIAEKGMFHEALVHFDEVERRFWSPRKPELWEGVAWGMLYRARVLLEMDQEDMSRNWLERMLSRFKAFAQRSDLRIPVEMARTVVVATHNQGLRFEEALSQSEALLKEYDGNTEPFLVEQTAVAMLGRATALQGLGHVDEALEAFDEIDVRYCEDTDPRMRALVSTALMGRALVLLREELLPEALGAIDAILEHAGPNPGRRLMEPVNFAKFHREVVERELQLERERAARRPKPR; this is encoded by the coding sequence ATGCCGGACGCTGACGGCGTGGTGCCGCCGGAGGTGGACGCGAAGGAGAAGATGGACCGGGCGCGCGCGTGCATCCGCGCGGGCGAGGTGGAAGAGGCGATTCCGCTCTGCGACGAGGTGTACCGGCGCTTCACGCTGTCGAAGGTACCGGCGCTCCAAGTCCAGGTGGCGCGGGCATTGGGGCACCGGGGCGTGGCCATCGCGGAGAAGGGGATGTTCCACGAGGCGCTGGTCCACTTCGACGAGGTGGAGCGCCGCTTCTGGAGCCCGCGCAAGCCGGAGCTCTGGGAGGGCGTCGCGTGGGGGATGTTGTACCGGGCCCGCGTGCTCCTGGAGATGGACCAGGAGGACATGAGCCGCAACTGGCTGGAGCGGATGCTGAGCCGCTTCAAGGCGTTCGCGCAGCGGTCCGACCTGCGCATCCCGGTGGAGATGGCGCGAACGGTGGTGGTCGCCACCCACAACCAGGGGCTGCGCTTCGAGGAAGCGCTGAGCCAGTCCGAGGCGCTCCTGAAGGAGTACGACGGAAACACCGAGCCGTTCCTGGTGGAGCAGACCGCGGTGGCGATGTTGGGGCGGGCCACCGCGCTCCAGGGGTTGGGGCACGTGGACGAAGCGCTGGAGGCGTTCGACGAAATCGACGTGCGCTACTGCGAGGACACGGACCCGAGGATGCGAGCCCTGGTGTCCACCGCGCTCATGGGCCGCGCCCTCGTGTTACTCCGGGAAGAGCTGCTCCCGGAGGCGCTGGGCGCGATTGACGCCATCCTGGAACACGCGGGCCCGAACCCGGGACGGCGTCTGATGGAGCCCGTGAACTTCGCGAAGTTCCACCGCGAAGTCGTCGAACGCGAGCTGCAACTCGAGCGCGAACGAGCCGCGCGCAGGCCGAAGCCGCGTTAG
- a CDS encoding MBL fold metallo-hydrolase: MRLDHRHQVTRLWPVLALSLFTGCFAGTVHRGPVTDHFNGESFQNIGDAPKLSPLTLISAVMEERRGTWRDYAAEPAGPKPPERVGPGALRVTFINHATVLLQADGVNVLTDPIYSERASPVSFVGPKRVRPPGIRFEDLPPIDVVVVSHNHYDHMDLPTLRQLEAAHHPLFLVGLGNRELLVDEGFQHVEELDWWQSAKSGPQALKVWAVPAQHRSNRGLTDQEETLWAGYVLETSGGPVLFAGDTGLGPHFDRIAERFGPMRLSVLPIGAFRPRVLHPVHMGPEDALKAHHVLRSGTSVAMHYGTFPMAWDGQDEAKYLLLRLLLKEEVRPRFWALGFGEGRDVPPLAPGNDGRADAGR, encoded by the coding sequence ATGCGACTGGACCATCGTCATCAAGTGACGCGGCTGTGGCCGGTGCTGGCCCTGTCGCTGTTCACCGGCTGCTTCGCCGGCACCGTGCACCGGGGTCCGGTGACGGACCACTTCAACGGCGAGTCGTTCCAGAACATCGGTGACGCGCCGAAGCTGTCCCCGCTCACGCTGATATCCGCCGTGATGGAGGAGCGGCGCGGCACCTGGCGCGACTACGCGGCGGAGCCCGCAGGCCCGAAGCCGCCGGAGCGCGTGGGCCCGGGAGCGCTGCGCGTGACGTTCATCAACCACGCCACGGTGCTGCTCCAGGCGGACGGGGTGAATGTGCTGACGGACCCCATCTATTCGGAGCGGGCGAGCCCCGTGTCCTTCGTGGGCCCCAAGCGCGTGCGGCCTCCGGGCATCCGCTTCGAGGACCTGCCGCCCATCGACGTCGTGGTGGTGAGCCACAACCACTACGACCACATGGACCTGCCCACGCTGCGGCAGCTGGAGGCCGCGCACCATCCGCTCTTCCTCGTGGGCCTGGGCAACCGCGAGCTGCTCGTGGACGAGGGCTTCCAGCACGTGGAGGAGCTGGACTGGTGGCAGTCCGCGAAGAGCGGTCCCCAGGCGTTGAAGGTGTGGGCGGTGCCCGCGCAGCACCGGTCGAACCGGGGGCTGACGGACCAGGAGGAGACGCTGTGGGCGGGCTACGTGCTGGAGACGTCCGGAGGCCCGGTGCTCTTCGCGGGTGACACGGGGCTGGGTCCGCACTTCGACCGCATCGCGGAGCGCTTCGGGCCCATGCGCCTGTCGGTGTTGCCCATCGGCGCGTTCCGTCCGCGCGTCCTGCATCCGGTGCACATGGGGCCGGAGGACGCGCTGAAGGCGCACCACGTGCTGCGCTCGGGCACGTCCGTGGCGATGCACTACGGCACCTTCCCCATGGCGTGGGATGGCCAGGACGAAGCGAAGTACCTGCTGTTGCGGCTCCTGCTGAAGGAGGAGGTGCGGCCGCGCTTCTGGGCGCTCGGCTTCGGCGAGGGCCGGGACGTGCCGCCGCTGGCGCCGGGGAATGACGGGCGTGCCGATGCCGGACGCTGA
- the pdxR gene encoding MocR-like pyridoxine biosynthesis transcription factor PdxR, giving the protein MKTSTGVASSLLLRLDSRSPTPLHEQLFEGIRARILTGALAPGLRLPSSRQLATELDVARSTVLQAVDALTAEGYLVAQAGSCTRVAPELPILSGDRSREPGLPAAARVSISGRGPRLAASARALKSTPVGAPRLGAAPRAFRPGVPALDLFPTALWARTVSRVHARASTGLLDGGDPSGHAPLREAVAIHVSVSRGVRCSSEQVFITAGTQQAFDEVLRLALNPGDSVWVENPGYPGARRAVLSAGGRPVPIPVDGDGLDVGEGLARAPRARVALVAPSHQYPLGVTLSLARRMALLQWAERTRSLIIEDDYDSEFRHRGRPFTALQGLDDAGCVVYVGTFSKSMFPGLRLGFLVVPPSLVDVFSAARAAAPAPASTLEQAALALFLAEGHFARHLRRMRAAYRERGEALLEALHADCSGVLMPRPCDTGMQVCASLAVPLSDLCVRDESARLGVEVAALSDYFLGRRRESGLIFGFGGVRPDALREGTRTLARALEAARLRPPQMKGRTR; this is encoded by the coding sequence TTGAAGACCTCCACCGGCGTCGCGTCATCGCTCCTTTTACGGCTCGATTCGCGGAGTCCCACGCCGCTCCATGAGCAGCTCTTCGAGGGCATCCGTGCGCGCATCCTCACGGGGGCGCTGGCACCCGGGCTGCGGCTTCCCTCTTCCCGTCAGCTCGCCACCGAGCTGGATGTGGCCCGCAGCACCGTCCTCCAGGCGGTGGATGCGCTCACGGCGGAGGGCTACCTCGTGGCCCAGGCGGGCTCCTGTACGCGCGTCGCACCCGAGCTGCCCATCCTCTCCGGAGACCGGAGCCGTGAACCCGGGCTCCCTGCTGCCGCACGTGTCTCAATCTCTGGGAGGGGGCCTCGGCTTGCTGCCTCCGCACGGGCGTTGAAGTCCACACCAGTCGGTGCTCCGCGCCTCGGGGCCGCGCCTCGCGCGTTCCGGCCGGGTGTGCCCGCGCTGGACCTGTTCCCCACCGCGCTCTGGGCTCGCACGGTGTCTCGCGTCCATGCTCGCGCGAGCACGGGGTTGCTCGACGGGGGTGACCCTTCGGGCCATGCGCCACTGCGCGAAGCCGTCGCCATCCATGTGTCCGTGTCGCGGGGCGTGCGCTGCTCCTCGGAGCAGGTCTTCATCACGGCGGGCACCCAGCAGGCCTTCGATGAGGTCCTCCGGCTCGCGCTGAATCCGGGTGACTCCGTCTGGGTGGAGAACCCTGGCTATCCCGGCGCCCGTCGCGCCGTGCTCTCCGCTGGAGGACGTCCGGTGCCCATCCCCGTGGATGGGGACGGACTCGACGTGGGCGAGGGCCTGGCTCGCGCGCCTCGGGCGCGGGTCGCGTTGGTGGCGCCTTCGCACCAATACCCGCTGGGCGTCACGCTGAGCCTGGCGCGGCGGATGGCGCTGCTCCAGTGGGCCGAACGCACCCGCTCGCTGATCATCGAGGACGATTACGACAGCGAGTTTCGCCACCGCGGCCGTCCCTTCACCGCGCTCCAGGGACTCGATGACGCCGGCTGCGTGGTCTACGTGGGCACGTTCAGCAAGTCGATGTTCCCTGGCCTGCGCCTGGGCTTCCTCGTCGTGCCGCCCTCGCTCGTGGACGTCTTCTCCGCCGCTCGCGCCGCTGCGCCCGCGCCCGCCTCCACGCTGGAGCAGGCCGCGCTCGCGTTGTTCCTCGCGGAAGGCCACTTCGCCCGTCACCTGCGCCGCATGCGCGCGGCCTATCGGGAGCGCGGCGAAGCCCTGCTCGAAGCCCTGCACGCCGACTGCTCGGGCGTCCTCATGCCCCGTCCCTGTGACACCGGCATGCAGGTGTGCGCATCCCTTGCCGTGCCGCTGTCCGACCTGTGCGTCCGCGATGAGTCCGCGCGCCTGGGCGTGGAGGTCGCGGCCCTGTCCGACTATTTCCTTGGCCGACGCCGCGAGTCCGGCCTCATCTTTGGCTTCGGCGGCGTGCGCCCGGACGCGCTCCGCGAAGGGACTCGCACGCTGGCCCGGGCACTCGAAGCCGCGCGCCTCCGTCCTCCCCAAATGAAAGGACGCACCCGATGA
- a CDS encoding NIPSNAP family protein has product MPSPSPCCSVLELRQYTLHPGQRDVLISLFERAFIESQEATGMHLVGQFRDEDRPDRFVWLRGFRDMASRREALSAFYGGPVWKEHRNAANVTMQDSDNVLLLRPVRPDTGLKHPGTPRPPPGADARPDSRVEMTLCYLKAPADEALMTCFEQHVRPVLTELGASPQALFQTEPAENTFPPLPVRTGEHVFAWLTVFPDARRRAAAKGWAEPLQPWLSAPPEHLTLSPTARSELR; this is encoded by the coding sequence ATGCCGTCTCCGTCTCCCTGCTGCTCGGTCCTCGAACTGCGCCAGTACACGCTGCATCCCGGTCAGCGGGACGTCCTCATCTCGCTCTTCGAACGGGCCTTCATCGAGTCGCAGGAAGCCACGGGCATGCACCTCGTCGGTCAGTTCCGTGACGAGGACCGTCCAGACCGGTTCGTGTGGCTTCGAGGCTTCCGCGACATGGCTTCACGGCGCGAGGCCCTGAGCGCGTTCTACGGCGGCCCGGTGTGGAAGGAGCACCGCAACGCCGCGAACGTGACCATGCAGGACTCCGACAATGTCCTCCTCCTGCGGCCGGTGCGGCCAGACACGGGCCTCAAGCATCCAGGCACGCCCCGACCGCCACCGGGCGCGGACGCACGTCCGGACTCCCGGGTGGAAATGACGCTCTGCTACCTGAAGGCTCCCGCCGATGAAGCACTCATGACCTGCTTCGAACAGCACGTGCGTCCGGTGCTCACGGAGTTGGGCGCCTCACCGCAAGCCCTGTTCCAGACCGAGCCCGCGGAGAACACCTTCCCTCCCCTGCCCGTGCGCACGGGTGAGCACGTCTTCGCCTGGCTCACTGTGTTTCCGGATGCGCGACGCAGAGCTGCGGCGAAGGGCTGGGCGGAGCCGCTTCAACCGTGGCTGAGCGCGCCGCCCGAACACCTGACGTTGTCCCCCACCGCACGCTCCGAGCTGCGCTGA
- a CDS encoding RibD family protein, which translates to MKPHVICHMISSIDGRIVVKHWPDPASMRGEYERTADTFDADAWMCGRITMEDFAAEGDVPKPAPASPLPRTDFVARKDAESYAIALDAHGKLNWESGAIDDDHLVVVLTESVTDAHLAHLRERGVSYVFGGKQDIDFARVLEKLGDTFGIKTVLLEGGGGINGSFLAAGLIDEVSLLVHPTADGLPGTPTLFDRPQGSTGAGAALELTHVERRDSGIVWLRYRVRR; encoded by the coding sequence ATGAAGCCCCATGTCATCTGCCACATGATCTCGTCCATCGACGGGCGCATCGTCGTCAAGCACTGGCCCGACCCGGCATCGATGCGCGGTGAATACGAGCGCACCGCCGACACCTTCGACGCGGACGCATGGATGTGCGGCCGCATCACCATGGAGGACTTCGCCGCGGAAGGGGACGTGCCCAAGCCCGCTCCCGCGTCTCCTCTGCCCCGCACGGACTTCGTCGCTCGCAAGGACGCGGAGTCCTATGCCATCGCCCTGGATGCCCACGGCAAGCTGAACTGGGAGTCCGGCGCCATCGATGACGACCACCTCGTCGTCGTGCTCACCGAGTCCGTCACCGACGCGCACCTCGCCCACCTGCGTGAGCGCGGTGTCTCCTATGTCTTCGGCGGCAAGCAGGACATCGACTTCGCCCGCGTGCTGGAGAAGCTCGGAGACACCTTCGGCATCAAGACCGTGCTGCTGGAGGGCGGCGGTGGCATCAACGGTTCCTTCCTCGCTGCGGGCCTCATCGACGAGGTGAGCCTCCTCGTGCACCCCACCGCTGACGGCCTGCCCGGCACTCCGACCCTCTTCGACCGGCCCCAGGGTTCCACCGGCGCGGGCGCCGCGCTGGAACTCACCCACGTGGAGCGCCGCGACTCCGGCATCGTGTGGCTCCGGTACCGCGTGCGGCGCTGA